In Methylotenera mobilis JLW8, the following are encoded in one genomic region:
- the rpiA gene encoding ribose-5-phosphate isomerase RpiA, producing MNDKQLVALRAAQYVQNGMLVGLGTGSTANYFIEELARLTREQGLRCTTIASSAISAHKAQSLQLPIVALEHVASIDLYVDGADEITPDKTLLKGRGSDLVKEKLLAKAATQFIAVADASKLVSHIGQNFTIPIEVIPFAWQLAKKNLEALGGVGELRPNAAKDGFWITSHGSYVLDMKFDANIDANTLNAMLNNTPGVVEHGIFYQLADTILIAQDGVVSER from the coding sequence ATGAATGACAAACAATTGGTCGCACTACGTGCTGCGCAGTACGTACAAAACGGCATGCTGGTTGGCTTAGGTACCGGCTCAACAGCAAATTATTTCATTGAAGAACTCGCCAGACTGACACGTGAGCAAGGTTTACGATGTACCACGATTGCCAGCTCCGCCATCAGTGCACACAAGGCCCAATCCTTGCAGTTGCCTATCGTGGCGCTAGAGCACGTAGCCAGCATAGATCTATACGTCGATGGTGCAGATGAGATCACACCAGACAAAACCTTACTTAAAGGGCGTGGTAGCGATCTGGTTAAAGAGAAACTACTGGCCAAAGCTGCCACCCAGTTTATTGCCGTGGCCGATGCCAGCAAGCTTGTGAGTCATATCGGACAAAACTTCACTATCCCAATTGAAGTCATTCCCTTTGCCTGGCAGCTAGCAAAGAAAAACTTAGAAGCATTAGGCGGCGTAGGCGAACTGCGCCCGAATGCCGCAAAAGATGGCTTCTGGATTACCTCGCACGGCAGCTACGTATTGGACATGAAGTTTGATGCTAACATTGATGCCAATACCCTAAATGCCATGCTCAATAACACGCCTGGCGTGGTAGAACATGGCATTTTCTACCAGCTAGCCGATACCATACTAATCGCCCAAGACGGCGTGGTGAGCGAGCGCTAA
- the mltF gene encoding membrane-bound lytic murein transglycosylase MltF gives MLALIQNKQWLRICALALLCVCFVGCKPKQEAERTLTIDTKKKEIVFVTHNGPTTYYLNSDNQPAGIEYDLATLFVQDYYPEYKARFLLVNSISDVIPSLLKGKAHIAAASLSITHLREHLVLFSTPYQETQQQLIFNSEINAEPDNVSDIIGKTIAVPEGTSYEEHLAVLQKKNSALKWQSVKRTNTESLIEEVADGLLDYTIADNHLAALMQNYHPNLSIAMPIGPADKIAWAMSKNSDRQMLANINKFFEKIKNDGTLRNLLDRYYGHNKRLNSSDITTFLERSDSLLPKYIHLFKQAQDITGIDWRLLAAVSYRESHWDTYNTSPTNVRGLMMLTEGTADLMGVTDRLDPKQSIPAGAKYLLKLIDTVPERIPEPDRTYMALASYNIGYAHVEDARVLAKRLKLNPDSWADIKKTLVLLKNPEYYTTLKYGYASGGAPVIFVESVRSYQRILEKHQPSHNPNFDAFKIARN, from the coding sequence TTGCTAGCCCTCATACAAAATAAACAGTGGCTGCGTATATGCGCGCTGGCATTGCTTTGTGTGTGTTTCGTTGGCTGTAAACCTAAGCAAGAAGCTGAGCGCACGCTGACCATTGATACCAAGAAAAAAGAAATTGTCTTTGTTACGCACAATGGTCCAACCACTTACTATTTAAACAGTGACAACCAGCCTGCCGGGATTGAATACGACCTAGCTACGCTGTTTGTGCAAGACTACTACCCTGAATACAAAGCTCGCTTCTTGCTGGTCAACAGCATTAGTGATGTGATTCCTAGCCTGCTCAAAGGCAAGGCACACATTGCCGCTGCTAGCCTAAGCATTACGCATCTGCGCGAACATCTGGTGTTGTTCTCCACTCCTTATCAGGAAACGCAGCAACAGCTCATTTTCAACAGTGAAATCAACGCCGAGCCTGATAATGTCTCCGACATTATTGGCAAAACCATTGCCGTACCAGAAGGCACCAGCTATGAAGAACACTTAGCAGTTTTACAGAAAAAAAATAGCGCACTCAAATGGCAAAGCGTGAAGCGCACCAATACGGAATCATTAATAGAAGAAGTAGCAGATGGCCTGCTTGACTACACGATCGCAGACAATCATCTCGCGGCATTAATGCAAAACTACCACCCCAACCTGAGCATTGCCATGCCGATTGGCCCTGCCGATAAAATTGCCTGGGCGATGTCTAAAAACTCAGATCGCCAAATGCTGGCTAACATCAATAAGTTTTTTGAGAAAATCAAAAATGACGGCACATTACGTAATCTGCTAGATCGCTATTACGGTCATAACAAGCGCCTTAATTCGTCAGATATCACCACGTTTCTTGAGCGCAGTGATAGCTTGCTACCCAAATACATACACTTGTTTAAACAGGCACAGGATATTACCGGCATAGACTGGCGTTTACTGGCTGCGGTAAGTTACAGAGAGTCACACTGGGATACTTACAACACCTCTCCTACCAATGTACGCGGCCTGATGATGCTAACAGAAGGCACTGCGGACCTGATGGGCGTAACTGACAGGCTAGACCCTAAGCAAAGCATACCGGCGGGCGCTAAGTACTTGCTTAAACTCATAGACACGGTGCCTGAGCGCATCCCAGAGCCAGACAGAACCTATATGGCGCTTGCCTCTTACAACATAGGCTACGCCCACGTGGAAGACGCTCGTGTACTGGCCAAACGCTTGAAATTAAACCCTGACAGCTGGGCAGATATTAAAAAGACTTTAGTCTTACTCAAAAACCCTGAGTACTACACCACCCTCAAATACGGATACGCCAGCGGTGGCGCGCCTGTGATTTTTGTGGAGTCGGTGCGCAGTTATCAGCGCATTCTAGAAAAACACCAACCTAGCCATAACCCAAACTTTGATGCATTTAAGATTGCACGCAATTAA
- a CDS encoding DMT family transporter: MELLYVAGRLMFSLASTVYQKKLAQHGLHPFYIVAATYLVLGVLAAPLLQMIQFSSLRHDFWLNIWLASLFDVAGWMFLVLSLSKTDLSVFGPLNAYKVVASMLLAALFLHEVPSAQGLSGVLLIIIGSFFLMPAKAATQANRIGGLLRDKGVQARFLSIFLFSVGTVFLKKSVADGVLETMVFWSLIGLPLVLLSNYFFLPNSVAEQIKTTKQHWYSVSLIGAMVFAMQYFTLLLLANMLVAYALALFQLGMVLQVLIGYRLFNEKDIARKLLASLVMMAGSLLVLMN; encoded by the coding sequence GTGGAGCTGCTTTATGTAGCTGGACGCCTGATGTTCTCTCTGGCGTCCACTGTCTATCAAAAAAAATTGGCGCAACATGGTTTGCACCCGTTTTATATCGTTGCAGCTACTTATTTGGTACTAGGTGTTTTAGCTGCGCCTTTGCTGCAGATGATTCAGTTCAGTAGCCTGCGTCATGATTTTTGGCTCAATATATGGCTAGCATCGTTATTTGATGTTGCTGGCTGGATGTTTTTAGTCCTATCCTTATCCAAAACCGATTTGTCCGTATTTGGCCCGCTCAACGCGTATAAAGTCGTGGCCTCCATGTTGCTGGCTGCGCTGTTTCTGCACGAAGTGCCCAGCGCTCAGGGCTTGTCAGGTGTGCTGCTGATTATTATCGGCAGCTTTTTCTTAATGCCTGCTAAGGCAGCAACGCAAGCTAATAGGATCGGTGGCTTGTTACGCGATAAAGGCGTGCAGGCGCGCTTCTTATCTATATTCCTGTTTTCGGTAGGTACGGTTTTTCTTAAAAAATCAGTGGCTGACGGCGTGCTGGAAACCATGGTGTTTTGGTCGCTAATCGGCCTGCCGCTGGTATTACTCAGTAATTATTTTTTTCTACCCAATAGCGTTGCCGAGCAAATTAAAACGACTAAGCAGCATTGGTACAGCGTTAGCCTAATCGGGGCGATGGTGTTTGCCATGCAGTACTTTACCTTGCTACTGCTTGCCAATATGCTGGTGGCCTACGCACTGGCGCTGTTTCAATTGGGCATGGTGTTGCAGGTGCTGATAGGCTACCGCCTATTTAATGAGAAAGATATTGCCAGAAAGCTGTTAGCTAGCTTGGTAATGATGGCTGGCAGTCTTTTGGTCTTGATGAATTAG
- the serS gene encoding serine--tRNA ligase: protein MLDIQALRNDLDGVVSQLQVRGFEFDAAKFSALEQERKTVQTNTQDLQAKRNNASKQIGFAKSKGEDVSAIMAEVAGLGEQLKAGEVRLAELQADLQSLLLNVPNLPHVSVPQGKSEADNVEVRKVGTPRTFDFEVKDHTDVGTPLGLDFDTGTKLSGARFTLMRGQIAKMHRALAQFMLDTQTEQHGYEECYTPYLVNAETLTGTGQLPKFEEDLFSLAHNDSKLYLIPTSEVTLTNTVRDEIVPLESLPIKLTAHTPCFRSEAGSYGRDTKGMIRQHQFDKVEMVQIVHPETSYQALEEMVGHAENVLKALGLPYRVVSLCTGDMGFGAAKTYDLEVWLPAQNTYREISSVSNCEAFQARRLQARFRNESGKPELVHTLNGSGLAVGRTLVAVLENYQNADGSVTVPEVLRPYMNNLAVMSA from the coding sequence ATGTTAGACATTCAAGCATTAAGAAATGATTTAGATGGCGTAGTCAGCCAATTACAAGTACGTGGTTTTGAGTTTGATGCGGCTAAGTTCAGCGCCTTAGAACAAGAGCGTAAAACAGTACAAACTAACACGCAGGATTTACAGGCTAAGCGCAATAATGCCTCTAAGCAAATTGGGTTTGCCAAGTCTAAGGGTGAGGATGTTAGCGCAATTATGGCCGAAGTAGCAGGCTTGGGCGAGCAGCTAAAAGCGGGTGAAGTACGTTTGGCTGAGTTGCAAGCGGATTTACAAAGCCTGCTGCTCAATGTGCCTAACCTGCCACACGTTAGTGTGCCACAAGGTAAGTCTGAGGCGGATAATGTAGAAGTGCGTAAAGTGGGCACACCGCGCACGTTTGATTTTGAAGTAAAAGACCATACCGATGTGGGTACACCGCTGGGTTTGGATTTTGATACTGGTACTAAATTATCCGGTGCACGCTTTACGCTGATGCGTGGCCAGATTGCAAAGATGCATCGTGCTCTAGCGCAGTTCATGTTGGACACGCAAACCGAACAGCATGGTTACGAAGAGTGCTATACGCCATATCTGGTGAATGCAGAGACATTAACTGGTACCGGTCAATTGCCAAAGTTTGAAGAAGACCTGTTCTCACTGGCGCACAACGACAGCAAGTTATATTTAATCCCCACTTCAGAAGTAACCCTCACCAATACCGTGCGTGATGAAATCGTGCCGTTAGAATCTCTGCCGATTAAGCTGACTGCGCATACGCCATGCTTCCGTTCTGAGGCTGGTTCTTATGGCCGTGATACCAAAGGCATGATACGCCAGCACCAGTTTGATAAAGTGGAAATGGTGCAAATCGTGCATCCTGAAACTAGCTACCAAGCATTGGAAGAAATGGTCGGTCACGCCGAGAATGTCTTGAAGGCATTAGGTTTGCCATACCGTGTGGTATCGCTGTGTACCGGTGACATGGGTTTTGGCGCAGCTAAAACTTACGACTTGGAAGTATGGCTGCCAGCGCAAAATACTTACCGCGAGATTTCTTCAGTATCTAACTGTGAAGCATTCCAGGCACGGAGGCTGCAAGCACGCTTCCGTAACGAGAGTGGTAAGCCTGAGCTAGTGCACACCCTGAATGGCTCTGGTTTAGCGGTAGGGCGTACCTTGGTTGCAGTGTTGGAAAACTACCAAAATGCAGATGGCAGTGTCACCGTGCCAGAAGTGTTAAGACCCTATATGAACAATTTGGCTGTCATGTCAGCCTAG
- a CDS encoding replication-associated recombination protein A, with amino-acid sequence MNSLFEPNTPQAPLAERLRPKALDEVVGQSHLLGTGKPLRLAFQSGKLPSMILWGPPGVGKTTLARLIANTADAEFIPISAVLSGIKDIREAVELAEHTLQQHRRKTILFVDEVHRFNKGQQDAFLPFVESGLITFIGATTENPSFEVNSALLSRAQVFVLNSLSEAELSLLLDRAQQLVASDLSVTPEVREQVLAYADGDARRLLNFAEGLFNAAQGAGISEIDETFLQTTMASKLRRFDKGGEAFYDQISALHKSVRGSNPDAALYWFLRMIDGGADPLYLGRRIVRMAVEDIGIADPRAQTMALEACQIYERLGSPEGELALSNAVIYLAVAAKSNAAYMAYNQAKAFVAQDKSRTVPLHLRNAPTKLMKALDYGKEYRYAHNEPDAYAAGENYFPDDLPPQQFYSPTPRGLEGKIAEKLAYLRELDRKAKK; translated from the coding sequence TTGAACAGCCTATTTGAACCCAATACCCCCCAAGCACCACTTGCTGAGCGATTACGCCCTAAAGCGTTAGATGAGGTTGTCGGTCAATCTCATCTGCTAGGCACGGGCAAGCCGCTACGCCTAGCTTTTCAGTCCGGCAAGCTGCCCTCTATGATTTTGTGGGGGCCGCCCGGCGTAGGTAAAACCACCTTGGCTCGCCTCATTGCCAACACGGCAGATGCTGAGTTTATCCCTATTTCTGCGGTGTTGTCTGGCATTAAAGATATCCGTGAGGCAGTAGAACTTGCAGAGCATACTTTGCAGCAGCACCGGCGTAAAACCATATTGTTTGTGGATGAAGTACATCGTTTCAATAAAGGCCAACAAGATGCATTTTTACCTTTCGTTGAAAGTGGTCTGATTACTTTTATTGGCGCGACAACCGAGAATCCTTCGTTTGAAGTGAATAGCGCGTTGCTAAGCCGTGCGCAGGTATTTGTACTCAACTCGCTATCTGAGGCGGAGTTGTCGTTGCTGCTAGATCGTGCGCAACAACTGGTAGCCTCAGATTTAAGCGTTACGCCAGAAGTGCGTGAGCAGGTTTTAGCCTATGCTGATGGCGATGCCAGACGTTTGCTCAATTTTGCAGAAGGTTTGTTCAATGCGGCGCAGGGTGCAGGCATCTCTGAAATTGATGAGACATTTTTGCAGACGACGATGGCAAGTAAACTGCGTCGGTTTGATAAAGGCGGCGAGGCGTTTTATGACCAAATCTCTGCATTGCATAAGTCGGTGCGTGGCTCTAATCCAGACGCTGCTTTGTACTGGTTTTTACGTATGATAGATGGCGGGGCAGACCCGCTATACTTGGGGCGCCGTATCGTGCGTATGGCGGTTGAGGATATTGGTATTGCAGACCCACGTGCGCAGACTATGGCGCTAGAAGCCTGCCAGATTTACGAGCGGCTTGGCTCGCCTGAAGGCGAGTTGGCGTTATCTAACGCCGTGATTTATCTGGCAGTCGCCGCTAAAAGCAATGCGGCCTATATGGCTTACAATCAGGCCAAAGCCTTTGTAGCGCAAGATAAGTCACGAACCGTACCGTTACATTTACGCAATGCGCCAACCAAACTGATGAAGGCGTTGGATTACGGTAAAGAGTACCGTTATGCGCACAATGAACCAGATGCTTACGCCGCAGGTGAAAATTACTTTCCAGATGATTTACCGCCGCAGCAATTTTACTCCCCCACGCCACGTGGTCTTGAGGGTAAAATAGCGGAAAAATTAGCGTATTTGCGTGAGCTAGACAGAAAAGCAAAAAAATAA
- the lolA gene encoding outer membrane lipoprotein chaperone LolA, with protein MNIIKKLQRTRLHFINSLLVLPALFLMPAAHADGMDSVKAFYEKTQAVRASFHQVVTDKQGRKVQEVQGTMQLKRPNKFRWDYHKPYEQQIISDGKQVWLYDTELAQVTVRDIGKALGSSPAALLAGGKAIEETFTLANASNRDGLNWVSAQPKDKESGFEKILLGFKDNQIQEMALLDSFGHNTKIVFSKVEVNPALDEKSFLFKPPKGVDVVGE; from the coding sequence ATGAATATTATTAAAAAACTGCAACGTACGCGTTTGCATTTTATTAACAGTTTACTTGTATTGCCTGCGCTGTTCTTGATGCCAGCGGCACATGCCGATGGCATGGATAGCGTAAAGGCCTTTTATGAAAAGACGCAGGCAGTACGTGCGAGCTTTCACCAAGTGGTGACCGATAAACAAGGACGCAAGGTGCAAGAAGTACAGGGCACCATGCAGCTGAAGCGCCCGAATAAATTTAGATGGGATTACCACAAGCCATACGAGCAACAGATTATTAGTGATGGCAAACAGGTGTGGTTGTATGACACCGAGTTGGCTCAGGTAACCGTGCGTGATATTGGCAAGGCGCTGGGCTCTAGCCCTGCTGCGTTGTTAGCTGGTGGTAAGGCCATCGAAGAGACTTTTACTTTGGCTAATGCAAGCAATCGCGATGGTTTGAATTGGGTGAGTGCGCAGCCTAAAGATAAAGAATCAGGCTTTGAGAAAATATTGCTGGGTTTCAAAGACAATCAGATTCAGGAAATGGCGTTGTTAGATAGTTTTGGCCACAACACAAAAATTGTCTTTAGCAAGGTTGAGGTAAATCCTGCCCTAGATGAAAAGTCATTTTTATTCAAACCACCCAAAGGTGTTGACGTGGTGGGTGAGTAG
- a CDS encoding DNA translocase FtsK: MFFKKSKPVNARREAEVIKSSALATTLIKEAWWLVLVLIGLYITVILFTYNPNDSSWSHIAPDSAVIQNGGGSVGAWISDLLLYVFGFSAWWWAVLAFYAMWFVYLTLEAVDQSEKPFLLFNFFGFALLLLASSALEAGHLIDLPAALPDSAGGMLGSAVDAGLRSLFGYTGSSMLLLLMFVVGFSLFTGWSWIMITEKFGALLITSYAFITLKWQDWQDRKAGKAVEQERIEYVKSERKRVVDREPVQIETPVLEIAQSVRVQKEKQVPLFDTHPDTPLPPIHLLDEPSGTVELPSAETLDFTSRLIERKLMDFGIEVKVLTALPGPVITRYELEPAAGVKGSQVTNLVKDLARALSVVSVRVVETIPGKTCMGLEIPNPKRQIVYLSEIMGSQAYADIHSPLAISLGKDIGGKPAVADLAKMPHVLVAGTTGSGKSVAINALILSVLYKADSSQVRMILIDPKMLELSVYEGIPHLLAPVVTDMRQAANALNWCVAEMERRYKLMSMLGVRNLAGYNQKIKDADKAGEKIPHPFSITPDEPEPLEEMPLIVVVIDELADLMMVVGKKVEELIARLAQKARASGIHLVLATQRPSVDVITGLIKANVPTRISFQVSSKIDSRTILDQMGAEALLGQGDMLYMPPGTGYPLRIHGAFVSDQEVHKVVDYLKAQGEPNYIDGILTNETEEAGGGDFVASSSGGGGSEVDPLYDEAVGIVLKSRRASISSVQRQLRIGYNRAARLIEDMERAGLVSAMQSNGNREVLAPHHEP; this comes from the coding sequence TTGTTTTTCAAAAAATCTAAACCGGTTAATGCTCGCCGTGAAGCTGAAGTAATTAAATCTAGTGCCCTCGCTACTACGCTGATTAAAGAAGCTTGGTGGTTGGTTTTAGTGCTAATCGGGTTGTATATTACCGTCATTCTTTTTACGTATAACCCTAACGACTCCTCATGGTCGCATATCGCGCCTGATAGCGCTGTGATTCAAAATGGCGGCGGTAGTGTCGGTGCCTGGATTTCTGATCTATTACTCTATGTGTTTGGTTTCTCTGCATGGTGGTGGGCTGTACTGGCTTTTTACGCGATGTGGTTTGTGTATTTAACCTTAGAAGCTGTCGATCAGAGCGAGAAGCCATTTTTACTCTTCAACTTTTTCGGGTTTGCTTTGCTGTTGCTTGCATCAAGCGCGCTGGAAGCCGGACACCTGATTGACCTGCCTGCCGCCTTACCTGACAGTGCGGGTGGTATGCTGGGTAGTGCCGTGGATGCAGGGTTGCGTAGCTTGTTTGGTTATACCGGCTCTAGCATGCTGCTGCTGTTAATGTTTGTGGTGGGTTTTAGCTTGTTTACAGGTTGGTCATGGATCATGATTACCGAAAAATTTGGCGCACTTTTGATTACAAGCTATGCGTTTATTACGCTTAAGTGGCAAGACTGGCAAGACAGAAAAGCTGGTAAAGCTGTAGAGCAAGAGCGTATTGAGTATGTGAAAAGCGAACGTAAGCGTGTGGTAGATCGTGAGCCGGTGCAAATTGAAACGCCAGTGCTTGAAATCGCGCAAAGTGTGCGTGTACAAAAAGAAAAGCAAGTGCCGCTGTTCGATACGCACCCGGATACGCCATTGCCACCTATCCATTTGTTGGATGAGCCTTCTGGCACCGTCGAGCTGCCTTCCGCTGAAACTTTGGATTTCACCTCGCGCTTGATAGAACGTAAGCTCATGGATTTTGGCATTGAAGTCAAAGTGTTAACTGCATTGCCAGGACCGGTAATCACGCGTTATGAGCTGGAGCCGGCAGCAGGTGTGAAGGGCAGCCAAGTGACTAATCTTGTCAAAGACTTAGCGCGCGCTTTATCTGTGGTTAGCGTGCGTGTGGTAGAGACTATTCCAGGTAAAACTTGCATGGGTTTAGAGATACCTAACCCGAAACGCCAAATTGTCTATTTGTCAGAAATCATGGGCAGCCAAGCCTATGCGGATATCCATTCACCACTGGCTATTTCTTTGGGTAAAGATATTGGCGGTAAGCCTGCGGTAGCAGATTTAGCGAAAATGCCGCACGTGTTGGTTGCTGGTACTACCGGCTCTGGTAAATCTGTTGCGATTAACGCGCTGATTTTAAGCGTGCTGTACAAAGCAGATTCCAGCCAAGTACGTATGATTCTGATTGACCCTAAGATGCTGGAGCTGTCAGTCTATGAAGGTATTCCACATCTGTTAGCGCCAGTTGTCACCGATATGCGCCAAGCAGCAAATGCGCTGAACTGGTGCGTGGCTGAGATGGAGCGTCGTTATAAATTGATGTCTATGTTAGGCGTGCGTAACCTTGCGGGTTATAACCAGAAAATTAAAGACGCAGATAAAGCCGGCGAGAAAATCCCACATCCATTTAGCATTACGCCAGATGAACCTGAACCATTAGAGGAAATGCCATTGATTGTTGTGGTCATCGACGAATTAGCAGATTTGATGATGGTGGTGGGCAAAAAAGTGGAAGAGCTGATTGCACGTTTAGCGCAGAAAGCACGTGCTTCTGGCATACATTTGGTGTTGGCAACGCAGCGTCCATCAGTGGATGTGATTACCGGCTTGATCAAAGCTAACGTGCCTACGCGTATTTCATTCCAGGTTTCGAGCAAAATTGACTCACGGACCATTCTGGATCAAATGGGCGCAGAGGCCTTGCTAGGGCAGGGTGATATGCTCTACATGCCGCCAGGTACCGGTTACCCGCTGCGTATCCACGGCGCGTTTGTTTCAGATCAGGAAGTGCACAAAGTTGTTGATTATCTTAAAGCGCAAGGTGAACCGAATTACATTGACGGTATTCTAACCAACGAAACTGAAGAAGCTGGTGGTGGCGATTTTGTTGCTAGTAGCTCAGGTGGTGGAGGTTCAGAAGTTGATCCGCTGTATGACGAGGCAGTGGGTATCGTGCTTAAATCACGTCGTGCCAGCATTTCATCGGTACAGCGTCAGTTGCGCATAGGCTACAACCGTGCCGCTCGCCTGATCGAAGATATGGAGCGCGCAGGCTTGGTTTCTGCGATGCAAAGCAATGGTAACCGTGAGGTATTGGCGCCGCATCATGAGCCTTAA
- a CDS encoding Dps family protein — MDIGIKEEDRKNIAQGLSHLLADTYTLYLKTHYFHWNVTGPMFNTLHLMFETQYNELALAVDLVAERIRALDVYAPGTYRDFAKLSSIKESESVPKAQDMIAELVAGHEAVCRTARSVFPSADAASDEATADLLTQRLQTHEKTAWMLRSLLEK, encoded by the coding sequence ATGGATATTGGCATTAAAGAAGAAGATAGAAAAAATATTGCTCAGGGTCTTTCCCATTTACTAGCAGACACCTACACTTTATATTTGAAAACACATTACTTTCATTGGAACGTAACTGGTCCAATGTTCAACACCCTGCACTTGATGTTCGAAACTCAATACAACGAGCTGGCACTAGCGGTCGATTTAGTGGCTGAGCGTATTCGCGCTTTAGATGTGTACGCGCCGGGCACTTATCGCGACTTTGCCAAATTAAGCTCAATTAAAGAATCAGAATCCGTGCCGAAAGCGCAAGACATGATTGCTGAATTGGTAGCTGGCCATGAAGCAGTGTGCCGCACCGCACGCAGCGTGTTCCCAAGCGCAGATGCGGCCTCAGATGAAGCCACAGCAGATTTACTCACCCAGCGCTTACAAACCCATGAAAAAACCGCTTGGATGCTGCGAAGCTTGCTAGAAAAATAA
- the trxB gene encoding thioredoxin-disulfide reductase, which yields MATRHAKLLILGSGPAGYSAAVYAARANLKPVLITGIAQGGQLMTTTEVDNWPADADGVQGPELMSRFQKHAERFNTEMIFDHIHTTHLTEKPIRLVGDSGEYTCDALIIATGASAKYLGLPSEEAFSGKGVSACATCDGFFYRNQEVAVIGGGNTAVEEALYLANIASKVTLVHRRDKFKAEAILVDKLMARVAEGKIVLETFATLDEVLGDNTGVTGMRIKNVNDGSTKDIALQGVFIAIGHKPNTDIFAGQLEMEGGYIVTQMGRAGNATATSVPGVFAAGDVQDHIYRQAVTSAGTGCMAALDAERYLDHLK from the coding sequence ATGGCAACACGTCACGCCAAATTACTCATTTTGGGCTCAGGCCCTGCTGGTTACTCTGCAGCAGTTTATGCTGCACGTGCCAACCTCAAGCCAGTATTAATTACCGGTATTGCGCAAGGTGGTCAACTCATGACCACCACCGAGGTGGATAACTGGCCAGCAGATGCAGATGGCGTGCAAGGCCCAGAGTTGATGTCGCGTTTTCAAAAGCATGCTGAGCGCTTTAACACTGAAATGATTTTTGATCATATTCACACTACGCACCTCACAGAAAAACCTATCCGTTTAGTAGGTGATAGCGGCGAATACACATGTGATGCGCTGATTATTGCTACCGGTGCCTCAGCGAAATATCTAGGTTTGCCAAGTGAAGAGGCGTTCTCAGGTAAAGGTGTTTCCGCATGTGCCACTTGCGATGGTTTCTTCTATAGAAATCAAGAGGTTGCTGTAATTGGTGGCGGTAACACTGCGGTTGAAGAGGCTTTATATCTGGCTAACATTGCAAGCAAAGTAACGCTAGTACACCGCCGCGATAAATTTAAAGCTGAAGCTATTTTGGTTGATAAATTAATGGCGCGTGTGGCTGAAGGCAAAATCGTGCTGGAAACATTCGCCACCTTGGATGAAGTGCTGGGTGATAACACTGGCGTCACTGGCATGCGCATCAAAAATGTAAATGACGGCAGCACCAAAGACATTGCATTGCAGGGTGTGTTTATTGCGATTGGCCATAAACCAAATACCGATATTTTTGCAGGTCAGCTTGAAATGGAAGGCGGCTACATCGTGACGCAAATGGGTCGTGCCGGCAACGCCACAGCCACTAGCGTACCAGGCGTGTTTGCCGCAGGCGATGTGCAAGACCATATCTACCGCCAAGCCGTTACCAGTGCTGGCACAGGCTGTATGGCTGCACTGGATGCTGAGCGTTATTTGGATCATTTGAAATAA